A section of the Cololabis saira isolate AMF1-May2022 chromosome 16, fColSai1.1, whole genome shotgun sequence genome encodes:
- the im:7136021 gene encoding uncharacterized protein im:7136021, with amino-acid sequence MDGPQLPPEIWVHVLGYLSTEEKHAVRSVCRHLRRLADHPGLWREHLVVLTELRRYTYGFWDTLSRRRLTRVAVRHLRRKEWRRLVKFLPSLTALVFVDGGRQYKQKYSDNLQRFPDLRDLGVRNATWDEPLLGPALTRQLRERLTHLSVCNVRLPCTVTFISTVAQLANLRYLLFHHQGESYGLGTVRPVPRAGFHQLLLGLGKLRHLSWGMKGEPPDPLPEDYLSPPDPNRPGTDSYGGPALESLELVDYPETTLPENALRSLTQLKSLTVRYRYIREGIECRLRSWLSPLQELDSLTIIGGNSLSTYTTTIPSSVTRLTLRVAITLKDMDSIAPKLPGLKHLDIEQNRSSGSLCRRIPMLFPQLRTLRIRFFRREPEKDLLCLHKLRHLVQLELLVERSFILRDYLNGHPWPSPYVQELINELRQLSQNRIKVITTMRHRNPLRECDCVWEGD; translated from the exons ATGGACGGGCCCCAGCTGCCCCCGGAGATCTGGGTGCATGTGCTGGGCTACCTGAGCACGGAGGAGAAACACGCGGTCCGCAGCGTGTGCCGCCACCTGCGGCGGCTGGCCGACCACCCGGGCCTGTGGCGGGAGCACCTGGTGGTGCTGACGGAGCTGCGCCGCTACACCTACGGCTTCTGGGACACGCTGTCCCGCCGCCGCCTCACCCGCGTGGCCGTGCGGCACCTGCGGCGCAAGGAGTGGCGGCGGCTGGTCAAGTTCCTGCCGTCCCTGACGGCGCTGGTGTTCGTGGACGGAGGCCGCCAGTACAAGCAGAAGTACAGCGACAACCTGCAGAGGTTCCCCGACCTGCGGGACCTGGGGGTCCGCAACGCCACGTGGGACGAGCCGCTGCTCGGGCCCGCGCTCACCCGCCAGCTGCGGGAGCGGCTCACGCACCTCAGCGTGTGCAACGTGCGGCTGCCGTGCACGGTGACGTTCATCAGCACCGTGGCCCAGCTGGCCAACCTGCGATACCTGCTGTTCCACCACCAGGGGGAGAGCTACGGCCTGGGCACGGTGCGGCCGGTGCCCCGGGCCGGGTTCCACCAGCTGCTGCTGGGGCTGGGGAAGCTCCGACACCTGTCCTGGGGCATGAAGGGGGAGCCGCCCGACCCGCTGCCCGAGGACTACCTGAGCCCCCCGGACCCGAACCGGCCAG GAACCGACTCGTACGGCGGCCCAGCACTGGAGAGCCTGGAGCTTGTGGATTACCCAGAAACCACCCTTCCTGAAAATGCACTGAGGAGTCTGACTCAACTGAAGTCTCTGACGGTCCGCTACCGGTACATCAGAGAAGGCATCGAGTGTCGGCTCCGGTCCTGGCTGAGTCCCCTGCAGGAACTGGACTCCCTCACCATCATCG GAGGGAACTCTCTGTCCACCTACACCACCACCATCCCCTCCAGCGTGACCAGGCTCACCCTGCGCGTGGCCATCACGCTCAAAGACATGGACTCCATCGCCCCCAAGCTTCCAGGACTCAAACATCTGGACATCGAGCAGAACCGCTCCAGCGGCAGCCTCTGCAGACGGATCCCCATGCTGTTCCCACAGCTCCGGACCCTCCGGATACG GTTCTTCCGCCGGGAGCCGGAGAAGGACCTGCTGTGCCTCCACAAGCTGCGGCACCTGgtgcagctggagctgctggtggagcGCTCGTTCATCCTGAGAGACTACCTCAACGGCCACCCCTGGCCCAGCCCCTACGTGCAGGAGCTGATCAACGAGCTCCGCCAGCTGTCCCAGAACCGCATCAAGGTCATCACCACCATGCGCCACCGGAACCCTCTAAGAGAATGTGATTGTGTTTGGGAGGGAGACTGA